The window AAAGCCAATGGTAGAGGAAAGTATTATTGATACTGTATTTAAAACAATACAAAAATGACAGTGAGTTTAGGAAGCCTAGAGGGTGGGAACAAAAATAAAGCAAAAAATTTATTCTAACTTCCCCCCTCTATATTTCATCACTTTGCTTTGAATTTTAGATTTATACTGTTTTTTCTATTTCATTAATATATATTAGTCTCTCCAAAGCTAGTTAAAGTTTACCGCACGCAGAATAAAATTTATTATTTGAGAAAGTTTTGGATTGTAATTAAAACTATAAATAAGAATAAGTTCACCGTGCGTAGTATAAGTTTTTAGTCTAATAAAAAATAGGGTGGGTGCTATAAATTCTAACTAAACAATAAAGAAATGAAAAATAAAAAATTCAAAATAAATTAAAAAAATTAAAGGGTAGGGATTTAAAATAAAATCATAAAGTTATAAAATTATTATACTTAGAAATATATAAAAGTTTATAAATAGAAAGGATTAAATTATGTCAAAAATAACATTTATAGGTGCAGGAAGTACAATATTTGCAAAGAATGTTTTAGGTGATTGCATGCTTACAGAAAGTCTTTTGGAGAGTGAAATAGCTTTATATGATATAGATCCTATGAGATTAAAAGAATCAGGAGATATGCTTGCAGCTATGAATAAAAGAATAAATAATGGAAGAGCTAAAATTAAATCATATTGCGGTATTGAAAATAGAAAAGAGGCTATAAAGAATGCTGATTTTATAGTTACTGCAATACAGGTTGGAGGATATGAACCTTGTACCGTAATAGATTTTGAAATACCTAAAAAATACGGACTTAGACAAACTATTGCTGATACTTTAGGAATAGGAGGGATATTCAGAACTTTAAGAACATTGCCTGTTTTTGAAGATATAGCAAGAGATATAGAGGAATATGCTCCTAATGCTTGGCTTTTAAACTATGTTAATCCTATGGCTATGATTACAGGGTTTATGTTAAGATATACAGGTGTTAAGACTGTAGGCTTATGTCATAGCGTGCAGGTATGTTCAAAAGATTTGTTAGAAAGTCTTGGTATGGAAGATAAACTAGAAGGCAGAAAAGATTTTATAGCCGGAATAAATCATATGGCTTGGCTTCTTGATATAAGGGATAAAAATGGAAATGATTTATACCCTGAAATTAAAAAAAGAGTTTATGAAAAAAATGAAAAGCATAAGGATATGGTAAGATTTGAATATATAAAAAGGCTTGGATACTATTGTACAGAATCAAGCGAACATAATGCAGAATATAATCCTTTCTTTATAAAAAGTAAATATCCTGAATTAATTGATAAATTTAATATACCTTTAGATGAATATCCCAGAAGATGCATTAAACAGATAGAAGATTGGAAGAGAGATAGTCAGAACCTTTTAGACGGAGAGTTTTTAAATCATAAACATTCAAAAGAATACGGCTCTTTTATAATGAATGCAATATTAACTAATGAACCTTATAAAATTGGAGGTAATATTCTTAATAATGGAGTTATAGAAAATTTAGATAGAAATGCATGTGTAGAAGTACCTTGTCTTGTTGATTCTAATGGAGTGCAGCCTACTTATGTTGGTAAATTACCTGTTCAATTAGCTGCTATGAATATGACTAATATAAATGTTCAGCTCATTACAATAGAAGCTCATGTAACTAAAAGGCTAGAACATATATATCATGCGGCTATGATGGATCCGCATACATCTTCAGAATTATCGATAGATGATATAGTTTCATTATGTGATGACTTGATAAAAGAGCATGGTAATTGGCTTCCTAAATATAAATAATGCATGGTAAGCAGAACATTATATTTAATTTATTATTAATGAAGTTATATTTATAATTTTATTCTGCGTGCGGTAAATATGCATTAAATTTAAAAAAATCTTGGGTTGGCAGTTAAAATAACAGATAAAACTAGGAAGAATAAGAGGAGCTTCTGTTGTAGAAACTCAATGGGATTCTAAACAAAATTGTACTGTGGTTATGGAACTTTATTCTAAAGGTTTAAAAAAACAGGTAGATGCCTTAATCACAAAATATCTTAATGAGGTTGGTATGCAGTATACTGCCCAAGATGTTGCCGGAATGGTAGAAACTCATTAATTAATAATGATTTTTATATATAATTGCAGACATAATCTGCAAATAATTTTTATCAGCAATTACAAAAGGAATGAATTATGTATATAGAAAATATTAAAGGAAGAACTGCATTTGTATCAGGAGCAAGTGCAGGTATTGGGGAAGTTGTAGCTAAAATGCTTGCTTCTAATGGAGTTAATCTTATATTGGCGGCAAGAAGAATAGAAAAACTTGAGGCTTTAAAAAATGAATTAGAAAAAAATCACAATGTGAAAGTAAAAGTAATAAAATTAGATTTCTCCAAACCTGAGGATATAGTAAAAGCTGTAAATTCTCTTAAAGATGAAGAGAAAAAAATAGATATACTTATAAATAATGCTGGTTTAGCTTTAGGTAAAGACTTATATTATAATAATCCTATAGAAGATTCGCTTCAAATGATTAGAGTTAATTGCGAAGGCTTAATAGTATTAACAAGACTTTTGCTTCCGTATATATTAGAAAGTAAACATGGACATATAGTAAACCTTTCATCTACTGCTGCTGATGAAGCTTATAGCGGAGGTGCTATATACTGTGCAACTAAATCTTTCGTTGAAATGTTCGGCGACAGTTTGAGAGTAGAATTAATTGACAAGCCTGTAAAAATAACAAATATAAAACCGGGTGCCGTTAATACAGAGTTTTCTACTGTAAGATTTAAAGGCGATAAAGAAAAAGCTGATAATGTATACAAAGGATTTAATCCTTTATATGCTGAAGATATAGCCGATAATATAG of the Brachyspira hampsonii genome contains:
- a CDS encoding alpha-glucosidase/alpha-galactosidase, producing the protein MSKITFIGAGSTIFAKNVLGDCMLTESLLESEIALYDIDPMRLKESGDMLAAMNKRINNGRAKIKSYCGIENRKEAIKNADFIVTAIQVGGYEPCTVIDFEIPKKYGLRQTIADTLGIGGIFRTLRTLPVFEDIARDIEEYAPNAWLLNYVNPMAMITGFMLRYTGVKTVGLCHSVQVCSKDLLESLGMEDKLEGRKDFIAGINHMAWLLDIRDKNGNDLYPEIKKRVYEKNEKHKDMVRFEYIKRLGYYCTESSEHNAEYNPFFIKSKYPELIDKFNIPLDEYPRRCIKQIEDWKRDSQNLLDGEFLNHKHSKEYGSFIMNAILTNEPYKIGGNILNNGVIENLDRNACVEVPCLVDSNGVQPTYVGKLPVQLAAMNMTNINVQLITIEAHVTKRLEHIYHAAMMDPHTSSELSIDDIVSLCDDLIKEHGNWLPKYK
- a CDS encoding SDR family NAD(P)-dependent oxidoreductase, which translates into the protein MYIENIKGRTAFVSGASAGIGEVVAKMLASNGVNLILAARRIEKLEALKNELEKNHNVKVKVIKLDFSKPEDIVKAVNSLKDEEKKIDILINNAGLALGKDLYYNNPIEDSLQMIRVNCEGLIVLTRLLLPYILESKHGHIVNLSSTAADEAYSGGAIYCATKSFVEMFGDSLRVELIDKPVKITNIKPGAVNTEFSTVRFKGDKEKADNVYKGFNPLYAEDIADNIEYVLTRKSHVQISSMTIMAENQGSATIIHKSK